The genomic stretch TTTTTGAGAAGGGAAGGAAGTTCTTGAAGTTGGTTTGCACCTTCTTCCAGCTTTTGCGGGAGCATGCCACTGGAGCCGTAAAAGGCGATTTTTTCCAAATTAGTACCATTCAGCTGCGGTACTTCTGCGGCTGAAAGCTGATAGATGCCGGATTGGGTGATCGGAAACTTATAGTAGGATGATTGGGCAAATAATTGATCACCTGCTTCAAGTAGGGCCAAACAGGTAAAAAGAGTGTATTTCAGTATGTCAGAAATCAGTTTCATGAAGGGTTAACCCTGCTTTCGATCAAGGAAAGCAAGATATAGCTGATGATGATGAAGGGTATTCCTGCTAATCCCAGCCATAAGACACTTACTGCCCCGATCGCAATGACCAAATATCGAAAGACATTCTCTTTTGCGTGAAAATTTTTGAATTTCAGGGCAATTAGAGGAAGTTCTGCAGTTAATAACAGCGCCATGATGAGCGTCAGTCCAAGTAGAAAAATACTGTTTTGTATCATGTCCCCCGCCCAAGCAAAGCGTTCTGCAAGAAAAGGAAGGGTACAGATTAAGAGTGCATTGGCAGGAGTAGGAACACCGATAAACCGATCGGATTGCCGCGTGTCAATATTGAACTTTGCCAGTCGCATCGCAGACTGAATGCCTATCAAAAATGCGATAAAGGGAACATATCCTGTGGGAAAAGGGGTTTTCAATAGTTGAAAAAGCACAAAAGATGGCAGTACGCCAAAGGTCACCATGTCCGCAAGGGAATCCAGTTGTTTTCCTATTTCACTGTGGACTTTCAGTAACCTGGCCACCATGCCATCCAAGAAATCAAAGACCGCAGCGATCATGATAAAATAGGTAGCCGCAAAGAGGTTTCCTTCCAGCACGAAAAATATTCCCGCCATTCCACTGGCGAGGTTCATGCAGGTAATTGCATTTGGAATGTGTTTTTTGATATTCAAAATTAGGCGTGTTTTCCTACAAAAGGGTTGTGGATCTTTTCATGGCCGATCAGCGTGGCCGGTCCGTGTCCCGGATAGACTTTTACATCATCGGGAAGCACAAAAAGCTTGGTTTTGATAGCGTCGAGCAAGGTCTGATGATCACCCCCAGGAAGATCGGTACGCCCAATGCTCCCCTGAAACAAGGTGTCACCACCAATACAGGTTTTACTTTCTGGATGGTAAAATACTACGTGGCCCGGGGCATGGCCCGGTACCCAGATTACTTCCAGCGTTGTATCGCCAAAGGTGATTTTGTCTTCTTCCTCCAAATACTTTTCCGCCTCACAGGGAGTGTATGCTGGAAATCCGTAATTGGAGGCATAAGAGCTGACAGCCATGAGGACTGGCTCATCTTTGGGATGGATTTCCAGGGGAAGGCCATACGACTGGTTTATGAAATAATTACCTAAAACATGATCAATGTGACAGTGTGTGTTCAGTAATCGTACAGGAGTGAGGCCTTTCGAAAGAATAAAATTCTTTAATGTTTCCTGTTCGTCCTTAGCATAGCATCCGGGATCGATGATCACCGCTTTTTTGGTGTCGTCGTACAGGATATAGCAGTTTTCCTGAAAGGGGTTAAACGTGAAAGTTTGTACATTAAGCATCGTCGAAACATTTTTGAATTCATGCCAAAATAACAAAGAAAGAAATTAATTTTGGGTATGGAAGTAGATTTTTTACTCATTGGACAAGGCATAGCAGGTACCGTTTTATCCTATCGGTTGATCAAAGCAGGGAAGTCTGTTTTGGTGATTGATCAGGCCGATGCGAATAACAGCAGTAGAGTAGCCGCAGGACTGTTTAATCCCATCACAGGGCGTAAAATGGTCAAAACCTGGAATGCAGATCGTCTTTTCCCAGCCATAAAACCACTATATGGTGACTTGGAAAAGCTGTTGGGGAAGCGGCTCATGTATGCCAAAAACATTTATCGCCCGTTTTTCAGCATTGAGGAGCAAAATGAGTGGATGGGAAAGAGCTGCGATGCGGAGGTACAGGATTATTTAGAGGAAGTCAGGACAAAGCCGTTATATGAGGAAGTTAACGACCCTTTTGGAGGCATTATGCTCAAAAATGCCGGCTATGTGGATATCAATACGTTGCTGGATGCTTATAGTGGTTGGTTAGCCGAAAATGGCCAGCTAGAGAGGAGACATTTTGACGAAGGTTTGCTCACCTATCAAGCAGGTAAATGGCACTATGAAGGAGTGAAGGCTTCGGCGGTAGTTTATTGCAGTGGTCTGGGTGCTGCCAAAAGTTCGTACTTTGATTGGTTGCCTTTTGCACCAGTAAAAGGAGAAATTCTCGAGATGGAGAGTGATTTTGCCCCTGCTGAAATCATCAATAGAGGTGTTTTCAGGATTACCATGCCCGACAAGAGGATCAGGGTGGGGTCCACCTACAGCTGGCATGATTTGGACCAAGGGCCCACTGATCGGGGGAAAGCGGAGATTTTGGAAAGATTGGAGAAGATCGTCCCGAGCAAGGCTGGTAAGCTGTCGAGCCATCGTGTGGGCATTAGGCCTGCCACTAAGGACCGAAAACCATTTCTGGGAAAACATCCTGCTGCCGAAAGCGTTTATATCTTCAATGGATTTGGTGCGAAAGGGGTTTCTTTAGTACCTTATTACAGCAAGATCATGCTCGGGTTATTATTGGAAGGTAGCGAACCTGAAAAAGATGTTAACATAAGTCGATTTTTTAAGTATATTTAAAACTAAGACAATAAAAACAGATCAATGAAGGTAAAATTAGTTTTTATTTATTTTACACTACTCTGGCTAGGCTCCTATTCCGTCTCGAATGCTCAATTTGACCAAGAGCGCTTTGGAAAGAACAGAATACAGCACCACGAATTTGATTGGTATTTTTTT from Echinicola soli encodes the following:
- the pssA gene encoding CDP-diacylglycerol--serine O-phosphatidyltransferase, with translation MNIKKHIPNAITCMNLASGMAGIFFVLEGNLFAATYFIMIAAVFDFLDGMVARLLKVHSEIGKQLDSLADMVTFGVLPSFVLFQLLKTPFPTGYVPFIAFLIGIQSAMRLAKFNIDTRQSDRFIGVPTPANALLICTLPFLAERFAWAGDMIQNSIFLLGLTLIMALLLTAELPLIALKFKNFHAKENVFRYLVIAIGAVSVLWLGLAGIPFIIISYILLSLIESRVNPS
- a CDS encoding NAD(P)/FAD-dependent oxidoreductase — protein: MEVDFLLIGQGIAGTVLSYRLIKAGKSVLVIDQADANNSSRVAAGLFNPITGRKMVKTWNADRLFPAIKPLYGDLEKLLGKRLMYAKNIYRPFFSIEEQNEWMGKSCDAEVQDYLEEVRTKPLYEEVNDPFGGIMLKNAGYVDINTLLDAYSGWLAENGQLERRHFDEGLLTYQAGKWHYEGVKASAVVYCSGLGAAKSSYFDWLPFAPVKGEILEMESDFAPAEIINRGVFRITMPDKRIRVGSTYSWHDLDQGPTDRGKAEILERLEKIVPSKAGKLSSHRVGIRPATKDRKPFLGKHPAAESVYIFNGFGAKGVSLVPYYSKIMLGLLLEGSEPEKDVNISRFFKYI
- a CDS encoding MBL fold metallo-hydrolase, translated to MLNVQTFTFNPFQENCYILYDDTKKAVIIDPGCYAKDEQETLKNFILSKGLTPVRLLNTHCHIDHVLGNYFINQSYGLPLEIHPKDEPVLMAVSSYASNYGFPAYTPCEAEKYLEEEDKITFGDTTLEVIWVPGHAPGHVVFYHPESKTCIGGDTLFQGSIGRTDLPGGDHQTLLDAIKTKLFVLPDDVKVYPGHGPATLIGHEKIHNPFVGKHA